Within uncultured Fibrobacter sp., the genomic segment GTTCTGCCAAGACCTCTATCATGGAAAACCCGTGGGAATTCCTGATCGTGTCTGCCGCCTTCGTTGCTTCTGTGCTCGTGATCATCTTCACCGGCAAGGACTAATCTAGCGGTTTAAAATCCACAGATTTTCAGAGGTCGACACCTACGGGTGCCGACCTTTTTTTGTTGCCACCATGTCATGCCTGTTTTTTTTGTCATGCCGGACTAGGTCCGGCATCTCCTTTTCCACCGCTCGCCTGTAAACAATTTTAAACCTTGTTCTATATATTTCTTACTAAAATCTTTTATACGAAACGGCGTGTCCCAAATCATTGAAAATTGCCGTTTTTGAGAGCAAAAAGCGAACATTTTCTGTTTTTAACGCAACCGCTTTTTGACTAATAAATCTATTTTTAATTTTGTGTATTTGGGCGTTTGCTTAACGGGTGCAGCTGTACCCGCCATTTGGTTGTATACAAAGGAGGCTATTGTGCCTAAAACGAAGTGTCTTGTGTCTGCGATGTTTATCGCGATGGCTGCTGTGACTGCCATGGCTGCAACTCAGGAACAACCTACTCCTTACGATTTGCTCCGTCCGATTTTCCCGCTGACTTGGGATTCCACTGTATTTGACACGTTTGACACGACAGTGACCATAAAGCACAATATGGTGCCCAAGAACCGCACCCCGGCCGCTTACATGCCGAATGTCCTTATTCCCGATACTTTGAACCAGGCTTACCTGGATGCCATGAACACGCATATTTCTCCGATTCGTGTGAACCAGGCCGGTTACCTTGAAAAGGACCCTGAAAAGCAATTCTTCTATGTGGGTAACGCTTCTACTTTCGAAGTGGTGGATATCGACGGTAAATCCCTGGACCCGAAGGTAACGGGTACATTCCAGCCCAGCACTAAGACGACTTCTTCTACTTGGCGTATCATTGCTGGTACCAATGCTGCAACTCATGATAAACTGCGCTACGAAGTTAACATTACAGGCCCTTCGGGAACTATTCAAGTCGGACATCTTCCGGCTGGACTTCCTACCAAGACCCGTCTTCGCGTTAAAGTCGGGAATGAACTTTCTAGTACGTTCATTATAAGTGATGAAGTTTATTCCATGGTGAAGAATGCCGCCCTTAAGTTCTACGGAATCAACCGTAGCGGCAATTCGGAATCTTGGTTCCACCCGGCAAGTCATACTTTGGATGGTATGGGCGCTCTTGCGAAGATTACCGGAGAGGGAAATGCTGCTCAATTTTATTCGGGCGTCAACGAGGCTATGGCAGGAACGTTGGCTGGTGGCTTCTATGACTGCGGCGACCACTTGAAGGAATCCCAGACGCAGATGTTTGCCATGGCGGTGGCCGCCGTGATGACGGCTACGAACCCCGATGCCGACGATGACGTTTACGCCTTTAACCATGGTGAAACGGTGAATACCGACGGTATTCCGGACATGTTACGCGAAGTAAAACATGCTGCTGATTTTGTCCTTAAAGCCTATGTACGAGCCAAGGGCGTGATTGATGATATGGCGCTTTCGATTGGTGATTTCCAACCTGACCATATGTGGTGGGGTCGTCCGGAAACCCAGGACAAGTTGCCAATGGATTCGAGCAAGGGGGACCCGGCTATAAGCAGAGGTGGTCCTTTAACTAGACACGTTCGTTTGGGGGAAATTGGTTCTTCTGTTGCTGGTGAAACGGCTGCGGGCCTCGCTATTTTGGCTAGGAGTTATGCCGAATATGATAAACCCTTTGCCGATAGCTGCTTGATGGTTGCTAAAAAGATGTATGAATTCGGAAAAAATATTGCTACTGGTAAAACAGCAGGGTATAAGTACAATACGACTCCTCTTTTTAACACCCCGGCATATAACGGTTCTACCATTTTCCATGACGACATGGCTCTTGCTGCAGTAGGTTTGCTCTATGCCACTAAGGATACGACGTACCTTTACGATATCGCTGAAAACCCCGCGTTGCGAGGCGACCAAGGCAAACAGGACTTTGCGTATGATAACCCACGGGGATTGTTCCGTGGCGGGTGGTTCACCTTCAAACAGGCTGGTTTCTTTAAAAACGGCGCCAATACGGACTGGGCTAGTACTTTTACATTTGCCTTGTATGCGTTCTATAAATTGATTCTTAAAGATGAAGCGACGGCCGCCTCGTACGGCATTAGCAACGATAGACGTTTGGAATATGCAGAAGATGTTGCTTACACTATGGCGACCAACGTGTCTGCCGTCTCTTATAAAGAATCAGGAGTGCCGAAAGAATCCATCGTATTGCCTAAGGGTATGGGGGGATGGGGTGTTGCTGATGCTGGTACATTGCAATACGAACCGATATGGTACACCATGTACACCACTCAGACTTGGATTTATAACCGTTACCAGTTAGGCAACACGATTGACGTTTTTACTTATGCTGATGTGACAAAAGATTTGGAAGGTGTGGCATTACCCCAAACTGGTATTCAAGACTGGAAGTCTGCCGAAATGTACCAGTTGGGCATTAACCAGTTGAACTACATGCTAGGCATGAACCCCTGGGATGTTTCGTTTATTTATGGTATTGGTGACAAAAATGATGCTCACCCGCACCACCGTGCCGCTAACCCCGAAGGCAAGAACATGCCGGGTGCCGCCTACAAGTACAGGCCCCCTGTAGGTGCTTTATTTGGTGGTGTTAGGGCAGATGAACCGTGGAATCCCGAAGGTCATGGTGGAACAAGTAACGCGAGCTGGGATAATTATAAAATTTCTGAAGCTTGTCTTGATGCTTCTGCAATCCTCATTGGAAGTACGATGTTGGTCGCTCAGAAATCCGATAGAACCGTAGCTCCTGATGTTAACGTGGA encodes:
- a CDS encoding glycoside hydrolase family 9 protein, which codes for MPKTKCLVSAMFIAMAAVTAMAATQEQPTPYDLLRPIFPLTWDSTVFDTFDTTVTIKHNMVPKNRTPAAYMPNVLIPDTLNQAYLDAMNTHISPIRVNQAGYLEKDPEKQFFYVGNASTFEVVDIDGKSLDPKVTGTFQPSTKTTSSTWRIIAGTNAATHDKLRYEVNITGPSGTIQVGHLPAGLPTKTRLRVKVGNELSSTFIISDEVYSMVKNAALKFYGINRSGNSESWFHPASHTLDGMGALAKITGEGNAAQFYSGVNEAMAGTLAGGFYDCGDHLKESQTQMFAMAVAAVMTATNPDADDDVYAFNHGETVNTDGIPDMLREVKHAADFVLKAYVRAKGVIDDMALSIGDFQPDHMWWGRPETQDKLPMDSSKGDPAISRGGPLTRHVRLGEIGSSVAGETAAGLAILARSYAEYDKPFADSCLMVAKKMYEFGKNIATGKTAGYKYNTTPLFNTPAYNGSTIFHDDMALAAVGLLYATKDTTYLYDIAENPALRGDQGKQDFAYDNPRGLFRGGWFTFKQAGFFKNGANTDWASTFTFALYAFYKLILKDEATAASYGISNDRRLEYAEDVAYTMATNVSAVSYKESGVPKESIVLPKGMGGWGVADAGTLQYEPIWYTMYTTQTWIYNRYQLGNTIDVFTYADVTKDLEGVALPQTGIQDWKSAEMYQLGINQLNYMLGMNPWDVSFIYGIGDKNDAHPHHRAANPEGKNMPGAAYKYRPPVGALFGGVRADEPWNPEGHGGTSNASWDNYKISEACLDASAILIGSTMLVAQKSDRTVAPDVNVEIRHVSMDSAIVVVKLSKRGTSTIYYGTSETSMTEVAVPDSNVAGVRHEIILRDLQPGTGYYFYVVGANAYNPDNKTTKYMVDSTKTPFSFTTLNTVESAQITNVTVCNLFGDSAEIMWYTPNGEYESKIYWDTVPHTNPSEYAFNSGAGNADVSGIPTKFHYVKIGGLKEQTTYYYMVESNGQRTNVDDETGELLKFTTPVGWYDFSIRAYQYVDDASGLDAMDINIYNNESRPFDNLELRLYFTALPEEVDNCAFLIDTDILQAYDEAGFNHPLWDKDENNVGDSVRALMRDSKPEPLPDTYDPATGKQSYYFPVPLGPAVVRSASRVRLDFMFSQGGSNDGFEHCETHRIPQKKQLGVNTGDWSWRPHKFLEDGADYAGMPVESKDYGDFDTDIPINPFITVYRKNEFIWGYSPSYQEMTKKRAHYEMDVHLDAPFNVSDGSYVQIDQTSSTVYVRGYAQVSEQGYITRIWANGQEIKTTLVRVAGSDEITLIDVENHDVVAHYNVKRGDGPIDSTGLWTLNIPVKMKIGSNKIDVTIFAGANPECEECAENGGCAFINRSYYVQFTRGNMTQSMLTLKDEAGNPVTSPADPSNTRFFVYLNDKDKAGTSAPIEVLIVNNKKSDTLKVKMVEDASNPGSFKSAFAITATSIAPEARNGNQISFFAGDTIQVIYTDPDDEEDISKQSFYAEAKYPEPTKVLAQDTDCDNVADKLLVEFSNTLISDYSFDSIRVYLPGMADTVTLKVDASKAKLDGIADISRSLEGRAAGVSVQNVSG